From Crassaminicella indica, one genomic window encodes:
- a CDS encoding IS110 family transposase, with protein sequence MKLFIGIDVSSEKLDICFLDSEDQILLEISLPNNIIGASKIKEHIIRFTEHIQYKRIIVGMEATSVYSFHPSAFLAEDAELKSLGIEVVVMNPKTIHRFKGLFEEDKTDKIDAYRIADFLRFDRFNISLIKEEQYMALQRLTRSRYQLIGQLTEMKQHFLENLYYKCNTLTKEIDTSVFGSTMMDLLTDSMSLEDIANMSLEDLATVLQQKGRGRFSNPQKLAKSLSKAIRDSYRLGKVMKNSVDVVLASYAMMIKTIKKQIKELDKAIQALFEVLPESKSLLSIPGIGPVYAAGIIAEIGQIERFENEAKIAKYAGLYWKRKQSGNFEAERTTMTKTGNHYLRYYLIEAANSVMRNEPVYREYYLKKYHEVPKHQHKRALVLTARKLVRMVDVLLRNHQLYAPERSV encoded by the coding sequence ATGAAATTGTTTATTGGTATTGATGTTAGTTCTGAAAAACTTGACATTTGTTTTCTTGATAGTGAAGATCAAATTCTGCTTGAGATTTCACTACCAAATAATATCATTGGTGCTAGTAAAATCAAAGAGCATATTATAAGATTTACTGAGCATATCCAATATAAGCGCATCATTGTTGGTATGGAAGCCACTTCTGTTTACAGTTTTCATCCTTCAGCTTTCCTAGCAGAAGATGCTGAATTAAAGTCCTTAGGAATCGAAGTTGTTGTCATGAATCCAAAGACCATTCATCGCTTTAAAGGACTCTTTGAAGAAGACAAAACCGATAAAATAGATGCTTACCGTATTGCAGACTTTCTTCGTTTTGATCGTTTCAATATTTCTTTGATTAAAGAAGAACAATATATGGCTTTGCAAAGATTAACTAGATCACGTTACCAGCTCATTGGTCAACTGACTGAAATGAAGCAACATTTTTTAGAAAATCTTTATTACAAATGTAATACCCTCACTAAAGAAATCGATACATCTGTCTTTGGTTCAACTATGATGGACTTACTAACAGACTCTATGTCTCTTGAAGACATTGCCAATATGTCCTTGGAAGATTTGGCAACTGTTTTACAACAAAAAGGTCGCGGTCGCTTTAGCAATCCTCAAAAGCTTGCAAAGTCACTTTCCAAAGCCATTAGAGACTCTTATCGACTAGGAAAAGTCATGAAGAATTCAGTCGATGTTGTCTTAGCTTCATACGCTATGATGATCAAAACTATAAAAAAGCAAATCAAAGAACTTGATAAAGCTATTCAGGCACTGTTTGAAGTTCTGCCCGAATCTAAATCATTGCTCAGTATTCCTGGTATTGGACCAGTTTATGCTGCTGGTATCATCGCCGAAATCGGTCAAATTGAACGATTTGAAAATGAAGCGAAGATTGCCAAGTATGCAGGTCTTTACTGGAAACGAAAACAATCCGGCAATTTTGAAGCTGAAAGAACGACTATGACCAAAACGGGGAATCATTACCTTCGTTATTACTTGATTGAAGCTGCCAATTCAGTTATGCGAAATGAACCCGTTTATAGAGAATACTATCTCAAAAAGTATCATGAAGTTCCCAAACATCAACATAAAAGAGCCCTCGTCCTTACCGCAAGAAAATTGGTGCGCATGGTGGATGTGCTGCTACGCAATCACCAACTTTATGCACCTGAAAGGAGTGTATAA